One window of the Candidatus Chryseobacterium colombiense genome contains the following:
- a CDS encoding aldo/keto reductase — MKTRQLGNSGLEVSELGLGCMGLSVAYGPATNEKEAIALIQKAYESGITFFDTAEAYGQGANEQLVGKALYDVRDKAIIATKFGFKNGRYTDGLDSRPERIRQVAENSLRYLQTDYIDLFYLHRVDPGVPIEDVAGTVKDLISEGKVRHFGMSEAGVQSIRRAHAVQPVTALQSEYSMFWREPEKEIIPLLEELGIGFVPFSPLGKGFLTGKMNADTEFDKTDARNSFPRFTKENREANQAIVDLVTKIAREQDATPAQVALAWLLAQKPWIAPIPGTTKITRLQENIGGAKIHLSDNDLSSIHKALDNIILQGERYSASAADLQGR, encoded by the coding sequence ATGAAAACACGACAATTAGGGAACTCGGGATTAGAAGTGTCAGAACTTGGTCTCGGTTGCATGGGATTAAGCGTTGCTTATGGTCCAGCAACAAATGAAAAAGAGGCCATTGCACTTATCCAAAAAGCTTATGAATCGGGCATTACTTTCTTTGATACCGCAGAAGCTTATGGACAAGGCGCCAATGAGCAGTTAGTAGGAAAAGCGTTGTACGATGTACGTGATAAGGCTATCATCGCTACCAAGTTTGGCTTTAAAAATGGTAGGTATACAGATGGTTTGGATAGCCGTCCAGAACGTATCAGGCAGGTGGCAGAAAACTCGCTCCGGTATTTGCAAACCGATTATATTGACTTGTTTTATCTGCACCGCGTGGACCCAGGTGTGCCTATTGAAGACGTTGCCGGAACCGTAAAAGATTTGATTTCCGAAGGAAAAGTAAGACACTTTGGTATGAGTGAAGCCGGCGTGCAAAGTATTCGCAGGGCGCACGCCGTACAACCCGTGACTGCCCTGCAAAGCGAGTATTCCATGTTCTGGCGGGAACCTGAAAAGGAAATCATTCCATTGCTTGAAGAATTGGGCATTGGCTTTGTTCCGTTTAGCCCATTAGGGAAAGGATTTTTAACGGGTAAGATGAATGCAGATACTGAATTTGACAAGACCGATGCTAGAAATTCTTTTCCTCGTTTTACCAAAGAAAACCGCGAAGCGAATCAGGCTATTGTTGACCTTGTAACAAAAATTGCGAGAGAACAAGACGCAACGCCAGCACAGGTTGCGTTGGCATGGCTGTTGGCGCAAAAGCCGTGGATTGCACCGATTCCGGGAACCACAAAAATTACCCGCTTACAAGAGAATATAGGTGGAGCAAAAATCCATTTGAGCGATAATGATCTATCCAGTATTCATAAAGCTTTGGACAACATCATT
- a CDS encoding SDR family oxidoreductase — MKNLKNKIAVITGGNSGIGYATAKELKAQGAIVIITGRRQEAVDKASKELEVTGIVSDQSSIQQTENLVAEVTERFGKIDILFINAGIVNSSPIGQVTETFFDNIFNVNFKGAYFVLSNFIPHLKDGASVVFLSSNTASMNGANSSVYSSSKAALNSVMRIAALELAPRGIRVNAVSPGPTDTEILNKMGLDEKTLSSLHDWMIERIPLKKKGTAEDVAKMVAYFCTDAAKFITGAEIVMDGGMSLL; from the coding sequence ATGAAAAATTTAAAAAACAAAATTGCAGTAATTACTGGCGGAAATAGCGGCATAGGTTATGCTACCGCAAAGGAGCTAAAAGCGCAAGGGGCAATCGTAATTATCACTGGAAGACGCCAGGAAGCCGTTGATAAGGCGTCTAAAGAGCTTGAGGTAACCGGTATAGTTTCCGATCAGTCCAGCATTCAACAAACTGAAAATCTTGTTGCTGAGGTCACTGAACGGTTTGGGAAAATAGACATACTTTTTATCAACGCAGGAATAGTAAACTCAAGCCCGATTGGCCAGGTCACTGAAACATTCTTTGATAACATCTTCAACGTCAATTTCAAAGGAGCTTATTTTGTGCTCAGCAATTTCATTCCACATTTGAAAGATGGTGCTTCTGTGGTATTCCTGTCATCTAACACTGCCAGTATGAACGGTGCAAATTCTTCTGTTTATTCTTCCAGCAAGGCAGCTCTAAATTCGGTGATGCGCATCGCTGCATTGGAGTTAGCTCCAAGGGGTATTCGCGTAAATGCGGTAAGCCCGGGACCCACCGATACGGAAATACTTAATAAAATGGGATTGGATGAAAAGACACTATCTTCTTTGCATGATTGGATGATTGAACGCATTCCGCTTAAGAAAAAAGGAACAGCAGAAGACGTGGCTAAAATGGTGGCATATTTCTGTACTGATGCTGCAAAATTTATCACTGGTGCTGAAATTGTTATGGATGGCGGAATGTCGCTTCTTTAA
- a CDS encoding helix-turn-helix domain-containing protein — protein MTKQEKAAEILSNPRNQKEEVQALQDTIYVIGGKWKLPIINSLCNGNKRFREIERSIPGITTRMLSRELKEMEANQLVKRTVTPETPVLVEYTVTDYCQSFGNIILEMIKWGKEHREKIKNTM, from the coding sequence ATGACTAAACAGGAAAAAGCGGCCGAAATCTTATCGAATCCGCGTAATCAGAAAGAAGAAGTCCAAGCTTTACAGGACACTATTTATGTTATTGGAGGCAAATGGAAATTACCTATAATCAATTCACTTTGTAATGGTAATAAGCGCTTCCGTGAAATCGAACGAAGCATACCCGGCATTACAACCCGTATGTTATCCCGGGAACTAAAAGAAATGGAAGCTAACCAGCTCGTAAAAAGAACTGTTACGCCGGAAACCCCGGTGCTCGTTGAATATACCGTTACAGATTACTGTCAAAGTTTTGGAAATATAATTCTTGAGATGATTAAATGGGGAAAGGAACACCGAGAAAAAATTAAAAATACCATGTAA
- a CDS encoding TonB-dependent receptor, giving the protein MNRKIQLLSIIFLGFSSVAFSQIKEEKLILNKKREPEVKKIEKKKTSVETIKNYPPEEKSQNPVKYTITDVPAVSDFKTSTIQGADVTPKFDGTAQNNYIQFGMGNYGKILGDANISKTLENKIEVGADAHFLSTQGLKKEYAWDSKQSATTLGAFLNSYGDKGKFNLNAEYNLNSYNYYGIYALEPGNVDLDQRVNQFKVNGYYDFYSNEILNDIRVKSSFLKDHFDAQENQVSVLANLSKHAVEIGKSGINLNADLGVGLEAVKSEFAIRDKNSSNFFNTNLAPKVTFRKGDSYLMLGSSFEFLNAKNSNDLMAEQLKNNKTYWFPKAEFQYAAINGFKFYGGVDGGLKLNTYADLLQQNPFIVSDQYLRPTETKYHFYVGLRGDIDETFKYDVSAGYGKMRDIMFFKANSLFDNTYTLNRSAYNFANTFSAVYDDGNVSDIKGSLQYFPLANLVLDAEVKFTKFDLKNYSDIYNVPLLTATIGAKYTMLDQKLLLGFKGIFASDRTTNSFMIEGVGSPMMYQSTENTNDKVGGYADLNLSAEYKIHKNFSIFALGNNLLSSKYQTYKGYKVLGAQVLGGVKITF; this is encoded by the coding sequence ATGAACAGAAAAATTCAATTATTATCCATCATATTTTTAGGGTTTTCGTCGGTGGCGTTTTCCCAGATCAAAGAAGAAAAACTGATTCTTAATAAAAAAAGAGAACCGGAAGTAAAGAAGATCGAAAAAAAGAAAACTTCTGTGGAGACGATTAAAAACTATCCACCGGAAGAGAAATCTCAGAATCCAGTAAAATATACCATCACAGATGTTCCTGCGGTTTCGGATTTCAAAACTTCAACCATTCAGGGTGCTGATGTAACTCCTAAATTTGACGGAACTGCTCAGAATAATTATATCCAGTTCGGAATGGGGAATTACGGGAAAATTTTGGGTGATGCCAATATTTCGAAGACATTGGAAAATAAAATCGAAGTAGGTGCTGATGCGCATTTCCTATCCACTCAGGGACTTAAAAAAGAATATGCCTGGGATTCTAAGCAGAGTGCTACAACACTTGGTGCTTTCCTTAATTCTTACGGAGATAAAGGAAAATTCAACTTAAATGCTGAATACAATTTAAACAGCTATAATTACTACGGAATTTATGCATTAGAACCTGGAAACGTTGATTTGGATCAGCGCGTAAACCAGTTTAAAGTAAATGGGTACTATGACTTCTATTCCAATGAAATATTAAATGATATCAGAGTAAAATCTTCCTTCCTAAAAGATCATTTTGACGCACAGGAGAACCAGGTTTCCGTATTGGCCAATCTTTCGAAACATGCGGTTGAAATCGGAAAATCAGGAATTAACTTAAATGCTGATTTAGGAGTAGGTTTAGAAGCTGTAAAGAGTGAATTTGCCATAAGAGATAAAAATTCGTCAAATTTTTTCAATACCAATTTAGCTCCGAAAGTAACATTCAGAAAAGGAGATTCTTATTTAATGCTGGGTTCTTCATTTGAGTTCTTGAATGCTAAAAATTCAAATGACTTAATGGCTGAACAACTGAAAAACAATAAAACTTATTGGTTTCCTAAAGCTGAGTTTCAATATGCAGCCATCAATGGATTTAAATTCTATGGTGGAGTTGACGGAGGTTTAAAACTGAATACTTACGCAGATTTATTACAGCAGAATCCTTTCATTGTTTCTGACCAGTATTTGAGACCTACAGAAACAAAATACCATTTCTATGTAGGGTTGAGAGGTGATATTGACGAAACTTTCAAATATGATGTTTCAGCTGGATACGGAAAAATGAGAGATATTATGTTCTTTAAAGCTAACAGCTTATTTGACAATACTTATACCTTAAACCGTTCAGCGTATAATTTTGCCAATACTTTCTCTGCGGTGTATGATGACGGAAATGTAAGTGATATCAAAGGGAGCCTTCAGTATTTTCCACTGGCTAATTTAGTGTTGGATGCTGAAGTTAAATTTACAAAATTTGACTTGAAAAACTACTCGGATATCTACAATGTACCGTTGTTAACTGCAACTATCGGGGCAAAATATACCATGCTTGATCAAAAATTATTACTAGGTTTTAAAGGGATTTTTGCAAGCGACAGAACCACGAATTCCTTTATGATTGAGGGAGTTGGAAGCCCAATGATGTATCAGTCTACCGAAAATACGAATGATAAAGTGGGAGGATATGCAGATCTAAATCTTTCGGCAGAGTACAAAATTCACAAAAATTTCAGTATTTTCGCACTCGGAAATAATCTTCTAAGCTCAAAATATCAGACCTACAAAGGATATAAAGTTCTTGGAGCTCAGGTTTTGGGAGGAGTAAAGATTACATTCTAA